A window of Macrotis lagotis isolate mMagLag1 chromosome X, bilby.v1.9.chrom.fasta, whole genome shotgun sequence contains these coding sequences:
- the LOC141502738 gene encoding LYR motif-containing protein 1-like — MTIATQQEFLSLFQRIFRLARKWHVASGQMEKTIRRKFFFQKNKNLMDSELLKQCIDESIPRIEIELHYQIPYPRPFHLPPMVLTTLQIRDFKSWRS; from the exons ATGACAATAGCAACACAACAGGAATTTCTCAGCCTGTTCCAAAGGATTTTCAGACTTGCAAGGAAGTGGCATGTAGCATCAGGGCAGATGGAGAAAACCATCAGAAGAA aatttttttttcagaaaaacaaaaatcttatggATTCAGAACTACTTAAACAATGTATAGATGAAAGCATACCAAGAATTGAAATAGAATTGCATTATCAGATTCCATATCCCAGGCCATTTCATCTGCCTCCAATGGTCCTCACTACCCTACAAATTCGAGACTTCAAATCTTGGAGAAGCTAA